The following is a genomic window from Micromonospora cathayae.
CCGGGCCGCCGCCGCCCGGCTGCGGCACGGCGGCCACCTTGACCAGCTCGTCGGCGAGCAACTGCTGGGCGCGGCGGGCCACGGTGGTCACCGACGTGCCGGTGAGCTGCGCGATGTCCGTCCAGCTCGCCCGGCCGTTGACCTGGAGGGCGGCCACGATGCGCCGGTCGGTGAGGTCGAGGTCGTACATGTCGATGGGCATCATGCCGTAGGCGTCGCCAGTTCCGCCAGGAACGCGCGGACCACCGACTGGAACCGTTCGGCCTCTTCGAGTTGCGGGGAGTGTCCGGAGTGCTCGAACACCACCAGCCGGGCGTCCGGCACCAGGGACGCGATGGTCTCGCTGCACGCCACCGGGGTGATCCAGTCGTGCCGGCCCACGGTGACCAGGGTGGGGCAGGTGATCCGGGGCAGCAGCGGGGTGATGTCGTAGTTCGGCTGGTTGACGGCGAACGCGTAGTTGTGCGTTGCGTACCGGTAGGGGGTGGCCTCGACCCGCAGCCGGACCTTCGCCCAGTCGAGGTCGTGGTCGTAGAGCGGGAGGATCTCGGCCCAGCAGTCCTTCAGGTCGGCGTCGTCGCGCACCGTGCCGGACATGATCCGGTCCAGTTTGGCCCGGTCGATCTCGACCCGGGACGATGCGAGCGCGTTGCGCAGGGCCAGTTCCTGGTTGCTGTGGTCGGCGGCGGTGTCCCGCAGGACCAAGCCGGCGACCCGGTCCGGGTAGCGCAGCGCGTACTCCATGGCGATGAAGCCGCCGTACGAGCCGCCGGCCATCACGATCCGGTCCGCGCCCACCCAGGCGCGCAGCCCGTCCACGTCGGCCGCCCACTGCTCGTGGGTGAACGGCGGGTTCCCCTCGCTGACGCCGGAGCCCCGGGCGTCGAAGACCACCACCCGGTACGTGTCGGCGAACGGCCCGAACGAGGCGCGCGGCTCGGCCAGCGAACCCAGCCCGGGCGCCCCGTGGTGGACGATCATGGTGGGTTTGCCGGGGCCGTCGCCGAGCACGTCGACGTTGAGCCGGTTGCCGTTGATCTCCACGAACATGTCCGTCAGGCTCCGATCACGATGCGGTCGAGGTCACGGGGGTAGCTGGTCAGCCGCTCCGGGCCGTCCGCCGTGACCAGCACGGTGTCGGAGATCCGGTAGCCGGCGTGGCCGGGCACGTAGACACCCGGCTCGCTGGACAGGACCATGCCCGGTTCGAGGACGGTCTCGTCGCCGTCGGCGACCCAGGGCGGCTCGTGGAAGCCCAGCCCGATGCCGTGCCCCTGCCGGTGCCGCAGGTACCCGGCGAGCCCGGCCCGGCGTACCACGTCCAGGCAGGCGCGGTTGGCGTCCACGCAGCGGGTGCCGGGGCGCAGCGCGGCCGTGCCGACCTCCTGCGCCAACCGGACCACCTCGTAGTACCGGCGCTGCTCGGCGGTGGGCTCACCGAGCAGGAAGGTCCGTTCGCTCTCCACGAACCGGCCGCCCACCGCGCAGCCCAGCGACAGCATGAACGGCTCACCCCGGCGCAGCCGGTCGCCGCCGGGCAGCCGGTGCGGCTGCGCCGAGTTCGCGCCGCCGTACACCAGGCCGCCGGTGAGCATCGGCACGACCACCACGTCGTCGTGTTCGGCGTACATCATCCGCGTGCCGAACCGGGTGACGTGCCCGGCGAGTTCGGTCTCGGTGGGCAGGTCGTCGGGGCCGGCGGCGGCGACCAGGCGGGCCCCCTCGGCGAGCATCGCGTCGGCGATCCGGGCCGCCTCGGTGTGCAGGACGATCTCCTCGGGCGTCTTGACCAGCCGCAACCGGCCGACCAGGTCACTGGTCACCGGCTCGGCCCCGGGGAAGGCGGCGGCGACGGCGGCGACCCGGCCGACCGAGGTGGACGCGGCGTGCCCGAGCCGGCGGGGTGCCACGTCGACCGCGTCGGCCAGCACCGCGAACGGGCTGCGCTCACCCGGGAACTCCGGGTAGACCACCAGGGTCGCGGCGGCCCGCTGGTCGGCGGCGTACTCCCGTT
Proteins encoded in this region:
- a CDS encoding alpha/beta fold hydrolase — translated: MFVEINGNRLNVDVLGDGPGKPTMIVHHGAPGLGSLAEPRASFGPFADTYRVVVFDARGSGVSEGNPPFTHEQWAADVDGLRAWVGADRIVMAGGSYGGFIAMEYALRYPDRVAGLVLRDTAADHSNQELALRNALASSRVEIDRAKLDRIMSGTVRDDADLKDCWAEILPLYDHDLDWAKVRLRVEATPYRYATHNYAFAVNQPNYDITPLLPRITCPTLVTVGRHDWITPVACSETIASLVPDARLVVFEHSGHSPQLEEAERFQSVVRAFLAELATPTA
- a CDS encoding M24 family metallopeptidase; translation: MRLPPSFFTALHDRVRAGLDEAGLDALLLDDPLDVAYLTGFAHFPNERPVVVYLPRAGEVLLLVPDLEREYAADQRAAATLVVYPEFPGERSPFAVLADAVDVAPRRLGHAASTSVGRVAAVAAAFPGAEPVTSDLVGRLRLVKTPEEIVLHTEAARIADAMLAEGARLVAAAGPDDLPTETELAGHVTRFGTRMMYAEHDDVVVVPMLTGGLVYGGANSAQPHRLPGGDRLRRGEPFMLSLGCAVGGRFVESERTFLLGEPTAEQRRYYEVVRLAQEVGTAALRPGTRCVDANRACLDVVRRAGLAGYLRHRQGHGIGLGFHEPPWVADGDETVLEPGMVLSSEPGVYVPGHAGYRISDTVLVTADGPERLTSYPRDLDRIVIGA